One Xyrauchen texanus isolate HMW12.3.18 chromosome 26, RBS_HiC_50CHRs, whole genome shotgun sequence genomic window, TGCATAACGCCATTCCGTTCGTCGGCTTTGGGTTCCTGGATAATGCCATCATGATCGCTGCTGTGAGTGTTCACATCTGTCAGATCTACAGAAGAACGGATTAATGAATAAATCTATGAACACTCATAAAGCTGCATCtgcctcttaaagggatagttatttctctcatcatttcattacttctgctgaaaacaaatgaagatttttagaagaatatctcagaacttcgaagctccaaaaagcacataaaggcagcataaaatccatccaaaaaactccagtggtttaatccatgtcttctgatgtgataagataagtgtgggtgagaaacagaccaatatttaaggaatttttattttactataaatctccactttcacattcttattgccacctactgggcaggaggagaatttataggacacctatcaaatcacttcagaagacatggattaaaccacaggagtcttatgtattactttgatgctgcctttatgtgctttttggagcttctggtcaccattcacttgcattgtacagacctacagagGTGACACACAAACAACAATATGTGCTAATGTTGACTGCTGTTGTGCTGTCTTTAAAGGGAACTCAGATTGAGCTGTCCCTCGGAATAACGTTTGGAATATCCACCATGGCAGGTATTTACATTCTATACACACAAGAACATGTCCGGGTCATAGTTCACCCCtagtaagtaagtaaagtttatttataaagcgcttttcacagataaaatcacaaagtgctgtacaggaggataagtaaaaacaaacagtataaaatgtatatacatatgtaagaTTAAAGTGACACTAGTgaaaacccatcaaccaaaagccttcttaaataaacatgttttcagcgcctttttaaaagaggcaacagtgtctgccagacgcatggacaggggcagggcgttccacagtctgggAGCTACAGACTGAAATGACATGTCCCCTCGGGTCTTATAACGAGTCTTAGGGACTGCAAGCAAGTTCTGGCCAGAGGACCGGAGAGTGCGGTCAGAGGAATACAGCTTCAAAAGGTCCAGGATGTAATGTGGGGCCTGACCATTTAAGGCTCTGaaagtcagcactaaaatcttaaaatcaatcctgaaTTTTCCAGGGAGCCAATGGAGATCCAGTAAGACTGGTGTTATGTGAGACCTTCGAGGGGCACCtgttaaaagtctagcagcagaattttgaacaaTTTTTAATTTGTTCAAAGCAGACTTATtcagacagataaaaacagagTTGCAGTAGTCAAGTGTTGTTGATACGAAAGCATGAATTATTATTTCCAGATCTTTCTTTGATAACATTTAGCGAATTTTAGAGATGTTCCTaagatgataaaaacaatttCGGACGAGCTGTTTAGAGTGTATCTCCAAAGTCATGGCCTGGTCAAACACAACCCCCAGGTTTTTGAGGCTGGATTTGACAGAGTGGCCCAGAGAGCCAAGGTGCTGTTTGATCAGCGGGATCTTATGGGCTGGGGCAAAAATCAGAGTTTTGTTTGGGTTTAGCTGTAAATAGTTTGTGGCTAGCCAGTCTTTGATGGAGGACACACACTCTAAAAACAGAGACAAACGATGAAACTCAGACTtgttaaaagaacaatacaactgGACATCATCAGCATAGAAATGGTATGATACATCCTTGAAACAACCAATAATTTGATCCAAGTGGCCCTAAAATCAAAACAGAATGGTGCACTGATATCGGCAGGTTTcgttcggttctcccgatggccagtctgtccctgaatggccccaaagtatgttggcccaccaggaaaatgcccggtatgcccgattaccagtccagccctggcgaCGCTGAATATTATTGAATTATACTGCATTTTCATCTGAATCTGTCCCCAAATCTCGCAGTTACACTTGAgtcatttatgcattttgttcatttaatttcttcCAAAAGTAATTTAAGTTAGCTTATTTTGAACCGTTCTTGGCACTGTTTGTACATGTGTAACGaaaaacagtactgactgaaccattaaaatgtattgtacttttttaaccgaaatataaatatatatattaatatatgtgaATTTTTAAGTAAGCTGATTTTAAATTTACGTTGTTTCTTacgtccacaagagggcgcaataactacataaatattcatgaccattattttattgcaaagaacattcctggctgttaaaaaagagcatttcattttcaactattgtgcataaaataaaacaatttttaggtggtccatattctcaaatgttaagaaTAAAATGTGAAGTCGCTTCAACAGGAAGTTCACGTGGTGTTACACATGCACTGTTACAGACTCAaacttcataataacagtgaaatgCCACATTcacagattctaagctttcaaatgacacctcACATGCCTGACTTATATATAAGCGTAATCTTTTTTGTGAAATAACGCCCCCTTTGGACCCGCTGGTGGGACCACAGAGTTTAAAAATGATTTGCAATGTCACTCTGCAGTCCAGCCCACGAACATCCGTTCAGTTTGTGAGCATATTTTGCCGATCACAGCAATCCCCTTTTTTTCGTAAGAGACGTTTTGGCAAAGCTTGTCAGAATGGTAACAAAAGGGGCGGAGCTTAGCATGAaaagggggcggagcttagcaTGTCACAATGCAGAAATACATCTGAGAGAAAATGGCTCTAAaacaggattttttatttttttttagcaaaatatcatttatttgtaattttggggtgaagcGTGACCTGGCGTGAGATTCACGTCTACTCGTGCGTGCTACTTATGAGCATTATTGATCATGTTGAACTGgagcttttgtgtgtttgtgtgttgcagCTGCGGCTCTGGGGAATCTGGTGTCCGATCTGGCTGGACTCGGGTAAACACATCTAATACTCTATTAGAAACCGTATCAACTAATGTATTGATCAAGTGTGTTGGAGTgtaatgcagtgtgtgtgtgtgtgtgtgtctgtgtgtgtctgtgtgtgtgtctgtctgtgtgtgtgtgtctctgtctgtgtgtgtctctgtctgtgtgtgtgtgtgtctgtgtgtgtgtctgtctgtgtgtgtgtgtctctgtgtgtgtctctgtctctgtgtgtgtctctgtctgtgtgtgtctctgtctgtgtgtgtgtgtctctgtgtgtgtgtgtctctgtgtgtgtctgtgtgtctctgtctgtgtgtgtgtgtctgtgtctgtgtgtctctgtgtgtgtctctgtgtgtgtgtctgtctgtgtgtgtgtgtgtgtgtgtctgtgtgtgtgtgtgtgtctgtgtctctctgtgtgtgtgtgtgtgtgtgtgtgtgtctgtctgtgtgtgtgtgtgtgtctctgtctgtgtgtgtgtgtgtgtgtctgtgtctctctgtgtgtgtgtgtagtttagcAGGTTATGTGGAGGCTCTGGCTGTGCGATTAGGGATGCAGATTCCTGATCTAACGGCGAAGCAGGTGGACATGTGGCAGACCAGAGTGACATCACACTCGGTGAGACccgtctgtgtttgtgtgtgttcaaatGCAGATCAATACGAATCCTCCgtcatgtgattgtgtgtgtgtgtgtgtgtgttcagggtaAAGCCATCGGCGTCACTATCGGATGCATTCTGGGAATGTTTCCTCTGCTCTTCTTAAGTGATGATGACGAAGAGAAGACGAAGAATCAGCCGAACTAAGACTGACAGATCTCCTCTCTATGTAACACGACACTCTTTACCTGTTCACTTCGTGTTCAATGTTGATCACACACTGAATCTAGCGGTTCATGCTAACCGTTCAGTGAAGGATGAGCAGCTCAAATATTACGACACTCAAAGACTTCTCTCAGagtttattcatgtttattttttatatctgaaGGATCTCGTTGCGCCCAAATAAAGTAACTTTATCTGCACCTGCCAATAACGAGTGAATTGAGAcaatttactaaattaaataaatatttttgaaactgtgtatttttGCATAACTTACAGCACACTTTCTCTTGCACATAAACATGTTGTCTAGAAATCTAAATGTCATTATAAGGTGCTTGTGTTGTGTTCAGTGTAAGCGTGTGATATGGATGAGGTTATCACAGCAGCGCCCTCTATAGGTGCCTACAGGACActgtttgtattttaaaatacaagGCGTTGTTCATtatttatacagtacatgaaTATAAATGTCCTCTTAAATGTCAACACTGCAActattttcaataaaatgtttattgacTATAAAAATCAcactgcattattattattattataataacatgAACAGTCACGTTGTGTTcagtaaatataatatataagattCAGTGAGTTTGGCAGCAGAAACGAACAGAACAAACCAACAGACCTTCATTGAGTGTTCAAAGATTATTTGAGTCTTTtttgcacaaataaatatttcGAGTGCAGCTAAACATGGACTTCTGGAATATTTCCCAAATACAGTACAGTGTCGTAACCAGGTGCTAAGTGATGAAACTTGTTCTAAAAGCGGTGAGCTTTTAAGAGTAAAACACTCAtttaattaaccctttaagctctgattgGCGTGCCGACGGGCCAGAATGAGCACGTcagaatataaatacaatttcagTCTTGTTGACCAACACAAGTTAGGtttcgtttgaaagtttagaagctctactttataatgcatgtaaacattatgagcaaaactgaacaagtgttttaaaatttactgacaaatcagaagtgttatgctttgattattttattaataattttgcactgtacatattattgcaatcagtaaaaacatcaaactcatcaaatagtcatgtgtcatatgttgttgtaaagctcttaaagagtaaaatacaaccagactatttgttttactcacagattaaaatatagcgagtaacagttAAATATATGTGATTGacatacatgtaacatgtaaACAGTTGTTGCTTATAAGTTGCATTTTCACTtttaacttcatgaaaaataatcGGAACATAAAATACCCCATATGATTAtctagagtctgtgattatctttcaatcgagtccacacacaagataatcagatgtatagatcattagataatccacatgaagcacaatgtgcaaaTAGCACATCAGCTTTCCTGGGTCACATGACTTCAATGGTTTAGTACATTGTTCAGCgtcatggaacgctaaaccaatcgtattagcatttagatcgctgcaaccagaggtgaaagtcatccaaatatgggcagagaggatcgttcactgtaattacatatgaccaccagaaGATGGCACCAAATACATGAGACTCAATGatgtctcaaatggcacagaatgaaactgagACTCTCACAATCTATAACATTgtttttaagttttctttaaatgataccaaacaattgaccctcattttgttttttttagtgcaGTTAAAAGCCTAAAAAACAGGAAATCTTTCAAAACATCTtcaaagcttaaagggttaaacatctTAAGATATGCAGCATTTTTgtgttcagtgtggacagacaaatcgCTACTAAAACATTGATGTATCACgcctggttaggacacggtgttaaatatttacaatttacCAAACaaattccttttatttattttttaatggagCTTTCTAGCTATATAATGAATTGCTacatatatttcattttatacCAAACATCATGTCTAGATAAATGGACGTGTATCTTCTCATGTCTGCTCTGGGTTTAATATTCGGCTTCTCTCTGCTTCCTGTTCCTTCAATGAATAATCATCCTGTTCCAACTTCACCGGCCCCACCACGTTTGAGTACCCGCCGTCCTGTCCGCAACCTGTTTCAGCGCTAGCCGTTGCTGCAGCGGACATTCGTTGACAGCGAGCCTGATGTTTCAAGAAACTGTCCCTCCAAACGATCGTCTTGCCGCAGAGCGCACACTCGTACGGCCGCAGACTTCCGTGCGTCTTGACGTGTTTGGTGAGGTGGTGCTTCATTTTGAAGGTCTTGGAGCAGACGGGACAGGCGAATGGACGCAGGTTCAGATGCTGCATTTTGACGTGCCGGTCGCGCATGCTCTTCAGGGTGTAGGCTTTGCCGCAGTGGCAGAAGTGAACTTTGCCTGTGTAGGGCGTTCcagagagagaagaggagggTGAGGTGATTGGAGGAGAGGAAGAGGGAGGAAGAGAGGTCGGAGAGACCGTTTGGAGCCAGGGTAGCTCGGCCGGTCCCGCCGCAAACTCATTGGGAGACGGCGGTAGCAAAGGCCGCTGGGAAACTTGCCCCGTGGCTTCCTCAATTTCATCGTAGGTCTCAAATCCGCCATCGGCAAAACGGCCGATGTCCATTTCGTCTTCCTCTACATCATCCTCATCAACATCTCTTCTGGACAAGTCTTTATCCAATAGCTTGCCATCTGACTGAACGCACTGACCCGTCGGCCAATCAGAAGTGTGGTGCCACTGAGCATGTGCGGTGGGCGGACCGGTGTCATCTGTTTGAGACAAGGCGGATACTTCCTGTTCCCTCTCTCCACTACCTCTCTCTCCAAGACGTCCCCCCGGTTCAACACCTCCTGGGAGAAGACAAGAGCAGACAAAACAGTCAACAACATGTCAGTGCTGCAGGTTGCTAGAGCTCCCCTTGGTGGACGGCAGTTAAACAGCAGTGATGAAGAAGCTCCACTCACCAGACTGACGCTCCTCACACTTCACCCTCACTTTGTCCTCCTGCAACAGCTCTCCCACCCCTTCATCTGCCTCCATCCacctctcccctctcctcctctgTTCCTCCTCCCTCACTCCTCGGAGGCGCGCCCGGACCCTGTGACGCATGTTGAAGTCCATTTCATTTGCTCCCATGTTGCTGCACGTTAAAGCTGCAACGGTGCAGCCATGGTGACCTCCGGCAGGGCTGCAGTCATTTCGGGGCGACTCCACTCTGAGGGGGAAAGAGAGGCTGCCTTTGCCCCACCTGCCCTGCTGCTGATGTGGGCGCCTCCAGGTGGCCAGGGGAGGTAGTGCGCTGTGCTCCCCGCTGAGGGATCTCTTTTCCAGGGCGAGAGATTGCTCGCATGGCCCTCGCTCCCGGTACTCTGGATCGGCGAAACAGCAGTCCGAGCTGCTGGGCGACTGGTGACTCGAGGAGGTTGCCCCGCTCGGGCTGACCTGGGCTAAAGGTCGTGACCTCTTAAGGATGTCTGTGCACTTGTCCACAATATGCCACATCTGCAGGAAGCTGGCAACCGTGACGTAGTTGACAATGTCATCACGCACAATGCTGAGCTGACCTGTGTATGCGGAGTTCAATACGCTCTCGAAGGCCAAAGGGTCCATCACCGAGGGAAGAGACACCGTGGTCACATTCTTCAACAAAACCTGCAAGCAACCACAACAGTCAGAACCTCTGTGTTTGGGTCTGGCAAAGTAAGGAGAATAAACACACTGAGGATGAAGACTACTATATAGATGTAGTCTATAGCCCTGTTCGgatggcaaatatatatatataagcaatatcacatgagcaagagtgctatatggccctatatcagcactgctgtgatttggccgcaggtcgagtgccgtaggtaaacacagcagtgctgatgtagggccatatagcactcttgctcgtgtgatatcgcttctatacaacagttcaatgaacaagtacattttgaactgtgtacggtcataaaaactttgtgcatggaactactttattacgcgacggatcagaatctgccattgctggttcaaaacaaatgatgcgtccaaacctccgttagtaattcaaaaagttcccttcagaaataatatcacggcttgtgctgtttctacaaGTTAtcggataaacaaggatgtgtgtgtgtgtgagtgtttgagagagagagagagagagagagagagagagagagagagagagacggagcgtgtgcgatcacctgttgccacatccAATCAGAGATGCTTGCAGCTaaaatatatctgcattaaagctgtaacgcattaaaaataactgcattaaagatgtaacgcattaaatataaccgcattaaagatgtaacacattaaatataactgcattaaagatggaacgcattaaatatatctgcattaaagatatgacgcattaaatataacatcattaaagatgtaacgcattaaatataactgcattaaatatatctgcattaaagatgtgacgcattaaatataacagcattaaagatggaacgcattaaatataactgcattaaagatgtaacgcattaaatataactgcattaaatatatctgcattaaagatgtaacgcattaaatataaccgcattaaagatgtaacgcattaaatataactgcattaaagatgtaacgcattaaacataactgcattaaagatggaacgcattaaatataaccacattaaagatgtaacgcattaaacataactgcattaaagatggaacgcattaaatataaccgcattaaagatgtaacgcattaaatataaccacattaaagatgtaacgcattaaacataaccgcattaaagatgtaacgcattaaacataactgcattaaagatggaacgcattaaatataactgcattaaagatggaacgcattaaatatatctgcattaaagatgtaacgcattaaatataacagcattaaagatgtaacgcattaaatatatctgcattaaagatgtaacgcattaaatataactgcattaatgtaacgcattaaagatgtaacgcattaaagatgcaacgcattaaagataactgcattaaagatgtaacgcattaaatgtaaccgcattaaagatgtaacgcattaaatgtaaccgcattaaagatgtaacgcattaaatatatctgcattaaagatgtaacgcattaaatataaccgcattaaaggtgtaatgcattaaatataaccgcattaaagatgtaacgctggggtgtttcctttaaagagctccggctccacttattcaacaacgagagtgcttctgtatttacttatttggtatctttgcataattccctcatactttgtgatctacatcagctgaagctgtttggaaagtttagagtgcatatGCGATCTGTGTAATTCTTGTCAGTCTTGAACTGCAGAGCTGGTCTCACGCATCATCATTCGTTTATTGTGATATCATGTTACTTTAAACAACAACAATGGTCGCTGCTGCTAACAACAGTGATCGCTactgctacaacaacaatggtcgctgctgctacaacaacaatggtcACTGCTGCTACAAGAACAAGGGTCGCTGATGCTAAGAACAACAATGGTCGCtgctgctacaacaacaatggtcGCTGCTAACAACAACAATGGTCGCTGCTAACAACAACAATGATCGCTGCTGCTACAAGAACAATGGTCGCTGCTGCTATAAGAACAGTGGTCGCTGCTAACAACAACAGTGGTCGCtgctgctacaacaacaatggtcgctgctaacaacaacaatggtcgctgctgctacaacaacaatggtcgctgctaacaacaacaacaattgctgctgctacaacaacaatggtcACTACTGCTACAAGAACAATGGTCGCtgctgctacaacaacaatggtcGCTGCTGCTAACAACAACAATGTTCGctgctaaactattgcgagggaacggtattgcgagggaacgctaaactattgcgagggaacgctattgcgagggaactctaaactattgcgagggaacgctattgcgagggaacgctaaactattgcaagggaatgctaaactattgtgagggaacgcttaactattgcgagcgaacgctaaactattgcgagggaacgctaaactattgcgagggaactctaaactattgcgagggaagtctaaactattgcgagggaacgctattgcgagggaacgctaaactattgcaagggaatgctaaactattgtgagggaacgctaaactattgcgagggaacgctaaactattgcgagagaacgctaaactattgcgagggaacgcttaactattgggagggaacgctaaactattgcgaggggacGCTTAACTATAAATAGGGAACactaaactattgcgagagaaagctaaactattgcgagggagcgcttaactattgcgagggaacgctaaactattgcgagggaacgcttaactattgtgaatgaacgctaaactattgtgaatgaacgcttcactattgtgagggaacgctaaactattgtgaatgaacgctaaactattgcgagggaacgcttaaactattgcgagggaacgcttaactattgtgagggaacgcttaactattgcgagggaacgcttaactattgtgaatgaacgctaaactattgcgagggaacgcttaactattgcgagggaacgctaaactattgtgaatgaacgctaaactattgggagggaacgcttaactattgcgagagaacgctaaactattgagagggaacgcttaactattgcgaaggaacgcttaactattgcgagggaacgctaaactattgcgagggaacgctaaactattgcgagggaacgctaaactattgtgaatgaacgctaaactattgcgtagggaacgcttaactattgTGAGGTAACGcttaactattgcgagggaacacttaactattgtgaatgaacgctaaactattgcgagggaacgctaaactattgtgaatgaacgcttCACTATTATGAAtgaatgctaaactattgtgagggaacgctaaactattgtgaatgaacgctaaactattgcgagggaacgcttaactattgcgagggaacgcttaactattgtgaatgaacgctaaactattgtgaatgaacgctaaactattgcgagggaacgctaaactattgtgaatgaacgctaaactattgggagggaacgcttaactattgcgagagaacgctaaactattgagagggaacgcttaactattgcgagggaacgcttaactattgcgagggaacgctaaactattgggagggaacgcttaactattgcgagagaatgctaaactattgtgagggaacgctaaactattgtgaatgaacgtta contains:
- the zbtb22a gene encoding zinc finger and BTB domain-containing protein 22, producing MEQFLGRPSAPPGPVLQVCFPSARASVLENLNRQREEGQLCDLSIQVQGQVFRAHRCVLAASSPYFHDQVLLKNVTTVSLPSVMDPLAFESVLNSAYTGQLSIVRDDIVNYVTVASFLQMWHIVDKCTDILKRSRPLAQVSPSGATSSSHQSPSSSDCCFADPEYRERGPCEQSLALEKRSLSGEHSALPPLATWRRPHQQQGRWGKGSLSFPLRVESPRNDCSPAGGHHGCTVAALTCSNMGANEMDFNMRHRVRARLRGVREEEQRRRGERWMEADEGVGELLQEDKVRVKCEERQSGGVEPGGRLGERGSGEREQEVSALSQTDDTGPPTAHAQWHHTSDWPTGQCVQSDGKLLDKDLSRRDVDEDDVEEDEMDIGRFADGGFETYDEIEEATGQVSQRPLLPPSPNEFAAGPAELPWLQTVSPTSLPPSSSPPITSPSSSLSGTPYTGKVHFCHCGKAYTLKSMRDRHVKMQHLNLRPFACPVCSKTFKMKHHLTKHVKTHGSLRPYECALCGKTIVWRDSFLKHQARCQRMSAAATASAETGCGQDGGYSNVVGPVKLEQDDYSLKEQEAERSRILNPEQT
- the tmem65 gene encoding transmembrane protein 65, whose product is MIRLGLLRALVTRHTLRCFFGTHRRKVTPEQLNSPNRARELVYGMSPAERSCLLKELQNFQSDTEVLESKDSSSLTAAQLRYILLHNAIPFVGFGFLDNAIMIAAGTQIELSLGITFGISTMAAAALGNLVSDLAGLGLAGYVEALAVRLGMQIPDLTAKQVDMWQTRVTSHSGKAIGVTIGCILGMFPLLFLSDDDEEKTKNQPN